ACCCCCCCGCTCAATTTTTACAACGACTGAGTTTCTCCTCGTGTTTAGGTCCTCTGATGAGAAGCTGTCACTCCTGCTACCAGGTTCTGCCCTACTAGGATACTGACAAGACTTCCACACCAACAAGTCATTAACGTGTAACAAGCTGTGTGTTTCAGGAGAAGGCTCTTACGCCGTCTACGTAAAAATACCTCCCTCCTTTCTGAACTCTGCTGGGTGGGACCTGCATTCTCAGTGTACTGACAGGATTTCCCCATCAGTCTGACAGATTTCCCATATTCACAGCACTCGTGCGGTTTCTAGATTACATGAGTCCTCTGATGAGCCATGAGCTGTGACTTCCTGCTGAAGGCAGTCCCACACTCACTGCATCCATAGTATTTAtctcctgtgtgaattctctgatgccTCATAAGGTGTGACTTTCTAGTGAAAGACTTCCCACATTCACTACATTTATAGGGTCtttctcctgtgtgaattctctgatgtatAATGAGCTGTGCCTTCTCAAAGAAAGCTTTCGCACACTCACTGCACCCATAggttttctctcctgtgtgattTCTTTGATGCTTAATGAGCTGCACTTTCTGAacaaaggctttcccacattcactgcactcgTAAGGTTTCTCCCCTGTATGAATTCTCTGGTGCCTTAGAAGCTGTGGCTTCCAGGCAAAAGCCTTCCTGCACTCGCTACATTCAAagggtttttctccagtatgGGTTCTCTGATGATGAACGAGGCTTGACTTCTCGCTGAAGGTTTTCCCACAGTCCCCGCACTCATAGGGCTTCTCTCCTGTGTGCGTCCTCTGATGTGATATCAGGCTTGACTTCTGGGTGAAGGCTCTCCCACACTCACTGCACTCATaaggcttctctccagtgtgagttcTCTGATGCGTCAGGAGCTGTGACTTCCCAAAGAAGGTTTTTCCACATTCAACACATCCATAGGGTTTCTCCCCTAAATGGGTTTTTTGATGTCTGATTAGCTCTGACTTCTTAAAGAATGCTTCTTCACAGTCACCGCACTGATAGTTCTTCTCTCCTGTATGAGTTACTTGATGCTTCATGAGCTGTGGTTTTCGGACAAAGGCTTCGCCACACTCCTTGCATTcgtagggtttctctcctgtgtggatCCTCTGATGCCTAATGAGGAGTGAGTTCCTGCTGAAGGCTTTGGTACACTCATTACATGCATACGGTTTCTTCCCCGTATGAGTCCTCTGATGAGTGATGAGCTGGGACTTCCAAAAGAAGGCTTTCCCACAATCACCacatttatagggtttctctcctgtatgtgTTCTCTGATGTGTAATGAGCTTTAATTTCTGGGAGAAAGCTTTCCCACAGTCACTGCAGCCATATGGTTTCTCGACAGTATGCGTCCTCTGATGTCTTTTAAGCTGTGACTTCCTgctgaaagcttttccacatTCGCTGCATCCGTAGGGCTTCTCTCCCGTATGAGTTCTCTGATGTAAAATGAGTAATGACTTCCTACTGAAAGCCTTCTGACACTCACCACACCCATATGGTTTTTCTCCCGAGTGAGTCCTTTGATGAATAGTGAGCAATGACTTCTGTgagaaggcttttccacattcactGCATCCATAGGGCTTCTCTCCTGTATGAGTCCTCTGATGTATTATGAGCTGTGACTTCTTATTAAAAACTCTGCCACACTCCATGCATAAATAGACTCCAGTATGTGTAATATGGTCTGCAATGAGCCACGACTCTCTACTGCTGGCCTTTCTACATGTATTGCAATCACAGTATTTTATTCCACCATGGGTTCTATCAGGTTTGATGTAGAATAAAAATTTCTTACTGAGCTCATCAAGCTTCTTTCCTCCAAggttattttttgaaataagaaacTCAAAACGatgtttcaaatgtttttcaCCTGTGCCACATTTATGGGGTCTCATTGCTAAATGAACAAAGTTAATGCTTGAATGAAGTATTTTCCTAAAAACATCACATTCATCGCCTCTCTCCATACTTCTAAGCTCGTCTTGATTATCCTGGTGCCACATTTTGAGATTGTTATCTAGCCAGACttcttctaaaaaggaaaaaaatgaatcatacTGTGTAAATCCCCCAATGATTATGCTTATTGAACAAAACTTCTGAAATGGAGCCTAGgattccagttaaaaaaaaaaaaaatctcccaaatacAATCTCTCCTTATGGGACAAGAAAAATGTTcacacacactgtatgttaacaaactggaatttaaacatgAGAAACAGTAGGTTCCTGTACTAGCGTTACATTTAAAGAACATTCTCATTCAAGACCATCACCTGAATCACTGACATCACTAACTTCATCATCACTGAAACTATCTCTTGGGGTTATCAAAGAGTTCTCCAGAGCTCAGCATCAACacttttatttaggatttttgacattttaactgAATGTATATAATCTATGTAATGAATCTACATGTAATCCTATCAATGAAAATTATTCCAAACCACAAGAATTCTTTTAACATTAGGACAGGCTTTTTTTCACCAAGTACAATTGTTTGTGATTTCTACAACACGACCatttattggattatttttaaatgaatgcttgTTTGCTTTAGGATATCATTTATTAGCAATGGTGAGGTAATATTCCCAATATACCCTGAAAGATAAAAGATCTGCCAAGACTTCAAATACAAGGCAGCTACTTCTCTTCTGCAGGATTTTTTGGAgggaagggggttggggaggTAGAGCCTAATCTAATCCTCAGACATATCAGAATGTCCGAACAAGGACCAACTAGAGCTGCTGGTATGGAGAATAAAAGGATTCAATGTTTTGAGGTTGAGTGAGTGGACGTATTAATACTATTCGCTGagtgggctcagtcggttaaacgtcccaacttcagctcaggtcatgatctcacagtctgtgggttcgagccctgtgtcgggctctgtgctaatggctcagagcctggcgcctgcttgggattctgtgtctccctctctctctgcccctcccccactcacactgtctctttctctctctcaaaaataaataaacattaaaaaaaagaaagagtagggacacctgggtggctcagtcggttaagcgtccgacttcggctcaggccatgatctcgcggtttgtgggttcgagccctgtgtcgggctctgtgctgacagctgggagcctgaagcctgcttcggattctgtatctccctctctctctgcccctcccccactcatgctctgtctctctctctctctcaaaaataaataaacttaaaaaaagaaaggaaaaaagaaaaggtgatcaGGCTTTTTACCCCTTTGCTTAAAAACCCTTTGGTAAATACAAGCTTTCATCCTGACTCACGTGCCCTTGCATGTCCTGGTCTCTTCCAACCTCTCTTGACTTCCGCTCACAGGCTCTTCCTCACTACTGCTCAGCCACAGTGAATGCCTTCCCATCCCTTCCATCCCAAAGGCCTTTTCTGCCTTAGGACCTTTTCATTTGCTGTTTTATTTGACACGCTTTTCCCAGCTTTCAGCAAGCCTGGCTCATTTAAGCGTAAACATCATTTCAAGAGCATACTAACGATAccctgtttatttcctttctggCTCTCACCAAACAAGTAATCACCTTACTTCTGTGTCCCCCACGGGAATGTAaaccctgggggcagggagaaggctcgtatttttcactgttgtatccccacAACGCagcacacagcaagtgctcaacGCACGCAGGATCAGTACTGTTCACTCCTAACtggacttcttttttatttatttttatttttttttaacatttatttatttttgagacagagacagagcatgaacgggggagggtcagaaagagagggagacacagaatccgaaacaggctccaggctctgagcggtcagcacagagcccgatgcggggcttgaactcacggaccgtgagatcatgacctgagctgaagtcggacgcttaaccgactgagccacccaggcgccccataactgtACTTGTAAAGCAGTGCCCTTCCGTGCCATTAATCTTGATCATTAACTTTGCATTTTAATACAAATGCTTCGTGTTTGATACTTAACTATTGAATAAatacagttttgcattttcttctatattaAAATTCTCTGGTCCTGTGAGGCTATTTCATGGCTACTTCTCTCAATTCCTCTCATTCTTCGTAACAGCAGCTGTTctaaaatagatgaacataaaatCTATCTTCACAGGTGGTGGTTTCTAAGCTACATATACCCAGACCTAATAATCCATGTGAAGGGTACCCAGAGATccataatttgaaatatttcttaaggTGAGCAGAGACACTTGCTTAGATGAAAACCTTTGCactaaagaaatatttgataaacaAGAAAGGTCCTGCCTTACCTGGCCCCATAACAGTCAATTAATGAAACATTTAATCAGTACACACCATAAATCCTACAGATAACAGAGAAGAATACGTTATTTGCCATCTTTCTAcgtggggaaaaaaacctgtaagatctaattgtttaaaaattccaggggcgcctgggtggcgcagtcggttaagcggccgacttcagc
This DNA window, taken from Neofelis nebulosa isolate mNeoNeb1 chromosome 11, mNeoNeb1.pri, whole genome shotgun sequence, encodes the following:
- the ZNF605 gene encoding zinc finger protein 605, with protein sequence MIKSQISFDDVAVDFTLEEWRLLNPTQKNLYRDVMLENYSNLVFLGYQIIKPHGIFKLEQEEPWIIDEVLSQNFSEEVWLDNNLKMWHQDNQDELRSMERGDECDVFRKILHSSINFVHLAMRPHKCGTGEKHLKHRFEFLISKNNLGGKKLDELSKKFLFYIKPDRTHGGIKYCDCNTCRKASSRESWLIADHITHTGVYLCMECGRVFNKKSQLIIHQRTHTGEKPYGCSECGKAFSQKSLLTIHQRTHSGEKPYGCGECQKAFSRKSLLILHQRTHTGEKPYGCSECGKAFSRKSQLKRHQRTHTVEKPYGCSDCGKAFSQKLKLITHQRTHTGEKPYKCGDCGKAFFWKSQLITHQRTHTGKKPYACNECTKAFSRNSLLIRHQRIHTGEKPYECKECGEAFVRKPQLMKHQVTHTGEKNYQCGDCEEAFFKKSELIRHQKTHLGEKPYGCVECGKTFFGKSQLLTHQRTHTGEKPYECSECGRAFTQKSSLISHQRTHTGEKPYECGDCGKTFSEKSSLVHHQRTHTGEKPFECSECRKAFAWKPQLLRHQRIHTGEKPYECSECGKAFVQKVQLIKHQRNHTGEKTYGCSECAKAFFEKAQLIIHQRIHTGERPYKCSECGKSFTRKSHLMRHQRIHTGDKYYGCSECGTAFSRKSQLMAHQRTHVI